The DNA region GTCGCCGTCTCTCCCGTGTAGTACACGTAACCGTCGCTCAACCACCCACTCCAACCACCAGACTCGCACGCAGGAGCATACCTGGCCTGATAGTAGAAGAAGATGTACATCACTATAGGCGAGTAACCAAACCTCTCGCACGAGAACAGCTTGCCAGGCAATCCCGGATGACCTTCAAAATCAACCACCGGGCAATACGCAAAGTTGTCCTGACACAGCGGATGCCCGTAACCAAGGTTGTTCTCATCGTAAAACACCAACACACTGTCCGCCATCTCGCACCAGCCAGCACCAATGTTGCCATAGCAAATATCCTCGCTCAACATAACGGGCAGATCGTTTACGTGCTTCACGTGAGCATAGTCACCGCAACCTGCATAGTAATGCGCCCAACCTGCCGGTAGTGCTCCCTCTGCGACGGCCTCAAAGTTCTCACTGTCAACCGTCGCATTGATCGTGAGTGAATAGTCGTCGATCTCGAGACCACCGCACACGGTCGGATTGAGACCGTCCTCGTCGGAGTACCCACCGTCAGAATCAAAATTGAACGCGATGCGGAAGGAAACCGGAGGAGTCAACGCTGACAAGTAAGAGTCAACGTCTATAGTCTCCGTACCGCTCACCACATCGGTGTACGTAGCCATCGTGTCGAGGGTCACCCACTCACCGGCGCCAGTGTCATAAATCTGCAGTATGGCGTAACTGTAGTCAAATCCAGCTTCACTCTCGTTGTGGTACTTGTAAACGAGACTGATCTGATCGCTGGCAGCGTAGGTGTAACTCTTCGTGACTACCGTCTGATACATGCTGTTGCCGTAACCAGTGCCATTATTGTCTTTGTAGCAGAGATTGATGCCCTGTGCGTTCGTCACACCACAGAAGAGCGACTTGGTGCCGGCAAGCACGCACGTCCCGATGTTCAGATACGGGTTAGCGCTCGTGTCACTCGCCACGTGCATGTAGTCCGTTGCCTGTGTGGTGTTGTCGACGCCCCTCCAGCCGTCCATGAAGAGACCGCTGTGAGGTGTGCCGTTAAAACCGGCGGAGCTAAAACTCCACATCTTCCGGTTCGCCCAACCTGCAACCGCAGGCACCGCAGCGAGAGGTTCGCCACCCCCCGATATGACCGTTCCACCATAGTAGAACGTGTCCGTGCCCGCCATCGCCGCGTTCAGGCCGAATACATTACCCATCGGGACTACGCCGATTGCGTCGTCAATGATGGGGACTCGTCTCTCGATCTCCCTGGCTCCGGCAACAGCCGCTGTCATCGTAATCCCGACGAGCAGGATGAGAAGACCCGCTAGCTTTTGTCTCATCGGCACACCTCCTACTACCAAGGGAAATCCATGTTTCCTCACCCGAAGCAAACCTCGACCGAGACACTCGGGAGCAAGTCGAGCTGAGCTTGTCCACCCCAGCTAGAGCGCAAACCCGGTAAGGGTCAAATCCACCAATCGTGCAGGGCCCACGAAACATTGGTGCATCCGTCATTATCAAAATCAGAAACCGATGTGCTGAGCCACGTTCAATTGACTCACGGCCGTACTATATCACCAAAGTATCGCCGACGCAAGCGAAAATCCTTATCACACAGTTACCACATCTCAAGAGACGAGTACCTCTCAGTCACCTGGAGCGAGCAGCCCCGTTAAGCCCAACTTCGTATAGTGAAGAGGATTGTATCCGGAGTGCTCATGGGAGGAAGGCAAGATTGCTTGGCACACGGATGCACCTGAGCATTTCGGATACAATCAGTTGAACGAAGCCGTTTCGCTTTGGTCTATGGGGATTGTATCGAGGGTCGGGAGGTACGAGCGAGTCTTTTGAGACGGGAGCCGCTTGGATGTTGGAGGAAGAAGCTTAACAGAGTAGTGGATTGTGATGGTGTGAGGGCTCGACAGGAGTTCTTGATGAGAAGCTCAGGAGGAGAGCAGATATACTGTGGCCGCGAGGCAGCGCGCGGTGTCTTGCCGGACTTGAGGGCTATAGGATTCATCGACACGAGATGCATAGTTTCACTCTACGATGTATTGAACTTTAAAGGGTCGAACCCGGCGAGGCCGAGTGGGTCGAGGGTTTCGACAAGGAGGAGTCGTCCCTCCTTGCAGGCCGGGCAGAGATCCGGGTGAACCTCTTGGGCGGTTCCGGCTAGCTTGTGTGCGGGAGTCTCGGAGGCTAGGGCGTGCTTGTCGGTTTTCTGAGCGAGGAGCTTTCTTATGAGCGCGAGCTTCTGCTTTCGTCCCCGATTTGCCAGGAAGCCATAGTGGCGGATGTGCATGAAGCCAGTGGGGAGGACATGGAGCAGGAACCTTCGTATGAACTCCACGGCGTCGAGGCTCATCGTTTTCTGGCAATTGCCGTGGGCGTAATCTCTCCACAGAAAGGTAACTTTCCCATCTTCGAGCGACAGGAGTCGTTGGTTTGATATTGCGACTCTGTGGGTGTAACGGGCGAGGTACTTGAGTACCAGGCTGGCGCCCCCAAAGGGTGGCTTGGCGTACACGACCCACTCTGTGGCAGTTAGAGTAGCAATCCACTCTGACCAGTTCTGGGGCTCTCTGAGGTGCTCGAGGGTTCCATGGAGGCTGAGCTTCCCGGTGCTGTATGCCGCCGTGAGAAGGCCAAGGAACTTCTTGCGGAAAAGGCGGCTTAGAACCCGCACCGGGAGGAAGAAGTTCTTTCTGGATGATATCCATTGCATGCCATCAGGCGAGATTCCGCCGCCGGGGACGACGCAGTGGACGTGCGGATGGTGGTGCAGGTTCTGACCCCAGGTGTGGAGCACGCTGAGGAAGCCGACGTCGGCGCCTAGATGCTTTGGATCTTTTGCTATTGTGAGGAGAGTCTCAGAAACGGCACGGAACAGGAGGCCATAGACGAGCTGTTTATTCTGTAGGGCCAGTGGGCCGAGACTCTGGGGGAGAGTGAAGACCACGTGGAAGTACGGGAGATCAAGCAGCTCTTTCTCCCTCGCCTCAAGCCACTGCGCCCTGGCAGCGGCCTGGCATTTTGGGCAATGCCTGTCACGGCAGGAGTTGTAGGAGATCTCCTCATGACCGCAGAGATCACATCTTCTTTTGTGGCCGCCCAGGGCCGCGGTGCGACAGACCGAGATGGCTCGCAGGACTCGTCTCTGACTCGTCGAAGTTGGACCGCAAGCTTCTAGGTACGCGACCCCGTAGCTCCGGAAGACATCAGCCACCTCCGGCCCACGTTCCCTCATTAGCTCTCCGGGGTATGAACCGCTTCCAGCAGGCTTTGCGTTGGCTGAAGAGCCCGTGTCGAGACGTGGAGGTAGGTGGCTGTCGAGCTGAGGCTGCGATGGCCGAGTAATAGTTGGATGGTGGGCAGATCAGTGCCAGCCTCGAGAAGATGTGTGGCAAAACAGTGACGCATGGTGTGTGTCGTGACAGGCTTGGAGAGACGAGCCTTCCTGCGGGCACGGGAACAGGCCATTTGGACGACCCTTGTAGAGAGAGGCTGATGTGATGGCCTGCCGGGGAAGAGCCAGGACTTTGGTTTGTAAACGCTCCAGTATTCCCTGAACGCGGTCAGGGGCGCGGAAGAGAGCGGCACGTAGCGGTCGCGGTTGCCCTTTGCCTGACGGATGCGGACAAGCATGCTCTCGCTGTCAATGTCTGCGACGCAAAGACCTGTGGCCTCCGAGACCCTTAAGCCGGCGGCATACATAGTCATGAGTATTGTGCGGTGCTTCAGATTCTCCACAGCCTGGAAGAAAGCCCTGAGCTCACCGACGCTTAAGACAACAGGAAGCCTCTTCTCTCGCCTGGGATAGGCAATGTGCTCCACGCTTTCCCGTCTGCCGAGTGTCACCTGGTAGAAGAATCGCAGAGCACAGACAGTCTGGTTGAACAGGGCCCAGGAAGCGCGCTTGCTCTTGACGAGAAAAAGCTGGTAGTCTCGGATGTGTTTAGGGCCAAGCAGGTCCGGGGACTTACCAAAGTGGCTGGCATAGCTTGCAACGCAGCGGGTGTAGACATTGATGGTGTTTTGTGAGTAGTTGCGGATACGTAGATCTTCGATCATCCTCTGGCGTAGAGAGCTCATGAGAGACTCCTTTCGTGGGGTTAGGGTTAACGTTGATGGATCAGCTAGGAGAACCCTACCTCACGAAAGGGTCTTGTGCATCTCTACAAATTGAGCTGCACCTAAGGAGCTATCCGGAATCGCTGGGATCGTACAAACCCAGCCGGGAAGAAGAACAGATCTCTCGCCTCGCTACCGCGAAGCGGTTTCGTTCAATGCCGATTATGGGATGTCGAAACTGGCAAATAAAACAGTCCCTCTGAGCGTCACATGTTTGCAAGCGCCTTCCTGAGTACCTTGTCCTCGACCATGACGTAGATCTCGGTGGTTGTGATGTGTCTGTGTCCGAGCGCACGCTGTACCAAATGCAGGTCGCCTGTCTTGGAGTAAAGTCTTGCGGCAAAGGTGCGACGCAGCGAGTGAACCGAAAGTGGTTTTGTAATGCCAGCGAACCCCAGCCAGTGCTTAAGCCTCAGCTGGACCTGGCGCGGGCCAAGCTTGCCGCCGTTGCGGGAACGGAAGAGCGGTGTTCCATCTGTGGCACTCACGGCCTTGATGTAGCGAGCCAGCAACTTGCAAAGCCGTGCGTTGAGGAATACAGTCTCCTCTCGTCCACCTTTGGTGTTGATAGTGATGGTTTGCTCGGCAAGATTGACGTCGCCCGTGTTCAGACCGACCAGCGAGCCGAGCCTCATGCCGGTCCCAAGCAGGAGCGAGAACATCGCGTGGTCTCTTTTGGCAAGGGCGCTGTTCGAGTCGGCAATTGCATCGAGCAATCTCCTCGCTTCGTCGATAGACAAGTAGCTCGGTACTCTCCTGTCAGTCGGCGTCGAGCGAATCAGCCTTGCCGGGTTTTCGGCCAGGTAGCCTGCGTCGGTGAGGAAGCGGAAGAACACTCGCAAGGCAGTCTTGGTCCGATTGATAGTCAGTGCAGACTTAGGCTCGCCGTTCCCATCAGCAAGAAACCGGGCAAGCTTGTCTGGATTGATGGCCGTGACCGACACATCCGTGCCGAGCCAGCACTTCAGCTTGTCCAGATCCCTGAGGTACGCTTGCCTTGTGCGTTCACTCTTGCCATCGGCGCGGAGCTGCGTGTCAAAGCACTTCGTGACTGTGGAAAGCTTCATGGTTTCACCTCCTTCTTTGTGGATTCTGAGGCTGTGACCATGAACGCTCTCCCGCCAGTGACAGTCAAGCAGGTTAACCGAAGAAACTGCTCGTTTGGGCAGCGTTCAGGGCCTTTCTGCCGGTGTTTGCCCGCGGGGCCGCCACACAGGCGCCGTGTGGCCGTGTCTACAGGGAGGCAGGTATCTATCCATGCCTAGCCCTTGTGAAGGAGGGCCTGACGCGCGAAATGGCGCAGATCCTGGCAAAACCGAAGGCCATGGGTGGGAGCGACCAGCTATCCGGACAGCAGGGCTGAGAGGTACTCGCCGATTGCGGGGCTGTGAGAAGGGTCCCCTCGCCAGACGACATGAAAAGGATTGACATACGAGGTCACATAGTGTATGGTCCTGTGTGGTGACGTCGCTACAGACCTGACCTCTCGGATTATAGGACAATCACATCCTCCACAAAGACAGGCCATCTCTCGCGCGACTGATTCCCACAAGGAGTACTTGATTCACGTAATCTCTCACCGAAAGAACAAGAGCATTCCACCGTGCTACGCCCTTGTTTCTGACTGGAGCGCTTCCGGGTCTTGGTATCGTCTGAAGATGGTGATAGAGAACACCCAAGAGAGGAGGTAACTGGCAGGAAAATTGATTACGTTAGGATCTAACGTTTGCTTCACTGTTTCCTGCATCTTTGAGAACGGAGGAATTCGAAATGAGTAGGTTTGTCACATTTCTGATGGTGGTCCTGGTGCTTGGCTTTGCTCTATCCGTGGCTGCTCAAGCGCAGCAGAGCATCGGCGGGCACGACGAGACGACCGAGAACCACAAAGGCGCACAGTGGGCCGCAGGAGCCCTCGC from Candidatus Eisenbacteria bacterium includes:
- a CDS encoding site-specific integrase, with the protein product MSSLRQRMIEDLRIRNYSQNTINVYTRCVASYASHFGKSPDLLGPKHIRDYQLFLVKSKRASWALFNQTVCALRFFYQVTLGRRESVEHIAYPRREKRLPVVLSVGELRAFFQAVENLKHRTILMTMYAAGLRVSEATGLCVADIDSESMLVRIRQAKGNRDRYVPLSSAPLTAFREYWSVYKPKSWLFPGRPSHQPLSTRVVQMACSRARRKARLSKPVTTHTMRHCFATHLLEAGTDLPTIQLLLGHRSLSSTATYLHVSTRALQPTQSLLEAVHTPES
- a CDS encoding tyrosine-type recombinase/integrase yields the protein MKLSTVTKCFDTQLRADGKSERTRQAYLRDLDKLKCWLGTDVSVTAINPDKLARFLADGNGEPKSALTINRTKTALRVFFRFLTDAGYLAENPARLIRSTPTDRRVPSYLSIDEARRLLDAIADSNSALAKRDHAMFSLLLGTGMRLGSLVGLNTGDVNLAEQTITINTKGGREETVFLNARLCKLLARYIKAVSATDGTPLFRSRNGGKLGPRQVQLRLKHWLGFAGITKPLSVHSLRRTFAARLYSKTGDLHLVQRALGHRHITTTEIYVMVEDKVLRKALANM
- a CDS encoding IS91 family transposase, with amino-acid sequence MRERGPEVADVFRSYGVAYLEACGPTSTSQRRVLRAISVCRTAALGGHKRRCDLCGHEEISYNSCRDRHCPKCQAAARAQWLEAREKELLDLPYFHVVFTLPQSLGPLALQNKQLVYGLLFRAVSETLLTIAKDPKHLGADVGFLSVLHTWGQNLHHHPHVHCVVPGGGISPDGMQWISSRKNFFLPVRVLSRLFRKKFLGLLTAAYSTGKLSLHGTLEHLREPQNWSEWIATLTATEWVVYAKPPFGGASLVLKYLARYTHRVAISNQRLLSLEDGKVTFLWRDYAHGNCQKTMSLDAVEFIRRFLLHVLPTGFMHIRHYGFLANRGRKQKLALIRKLLAQKTDKHALASETPAHKLAGTAQEVHPDLCPACKEGRLLLVETLDPLGLAGFDPLKFNTS